The genomic interval GGGTGTCGCCACTGTGGCGGTACATTTACAGCAAAAAGGATCTTACCTGGGATCCTGTGTCAGCCGACGCAACGAGGGAGTGACGAAAGCGCACTTCTGCCATCAGCAAAGTCCTGGACTTTTCGCCTAGCCGCCAGTGTCATGACCGCCATCAGTAACTTGATCGGCGAAATCTTCTAGGCGTTGAGACGAGCGCATCACGACGAACTGGCATGCAGAAGCTTGCGGTGGCCATGAAAAGTTTTGCAGATGCATACCCAGAGGTGAATGATTGCTGCTCTGTTTTGGCCAATGATTTAGCGTGTAAAACGGGACGAAGCGTGCAAAGTTGAAAATGAGGGGCTCGGCCGGTGAGTCTTGGCATGGGTGATGCGTGGGTGGAGAGAAGAAGTCGTCATCGACTTGAAAACACGAACCATGACTCTCAGGAGATACTTCCCCATGCGGATTCACTTGATACTGGCTGCGGTAGTTGCCATCGCGTCCCTTTCCGTGACTGGCCTCGACAGGATCAAAGAAACGATCGGCTTGCCGACCGCCGCCGAGGAACATGTGACTCATGGCGGCGAGGTCAAAGCTGAGCACGAGAGTCCTGAGCATGACGAACACGATGAGCACGCCGCAGGTGAACACCACGCCAAGCACAAGATCGTTGTGACCAGTCCGGTTGCCAAGGACATCACGCTGACTCAGCAGTACGTTTGTCAGATCCATTCAAGGCGACACATCGAATTGTGTGCGTTGGAAGGCGGCTATCTGAAGGAAATTGAAGTCAACGAAGGTCAGTTCGTCAAAAAAGGGCAATCGCTCTTCCACATTTTGCCCACGCTGTACGAAGCAAGGCTGGACGCGGACATCGCAGAAGCTCAGTTGGCTCAGGTGGAGTACGACAACACCGAAAACCTTGTGCGGCAAAACATCATCTCGACCCAGGAGCTGAAGTTGGCGAAAGCCAAACTTGCCAAGGCGGTTGCGCAGGTCAAGCTGGCACAAGCCGAAATGAACTTTGCCGATATCAAGGCACCTTTTGATGGAATCGTCGACCGACTGCACGAGCAGGAAGGCAGTTTGATCGAAGAAGGTGCGGTTCTGACAACCATGTCAGACAATAGCGTGATGTGGGTGTACTTCAACGTGCCCGAAGCACGCTACTTGGAATACCAGACCGCGATCAACGCAGGGGAAAACCAAGACGGCTTGAACGTTCAATTGAAATTAGCCAATCACAAACTGTTTGATCATGCGGGAAAGATCGGCGCGATCGAAGCAGACTTTGATAGTGATACCGGAAACATTGCCTTCCGTGCCGATTTTCCAAATCCCGAAGGACTTTTGCGTCACGGTCAAACCGGAACGGTATTGATCCAACGCGTCGAGAAAGGGGCGATCGTGATTCCACAACGGGCAACATTCGAGATTTTGGCAAAGAAGTATGCCTATGTCATTGATGCAGACAACGTTGTGCACCAACGCGAAATTGTGATTCAGAACGAAAAGGACGACATCTTCTTGATCGCTGAAGGATTGCAAGCGGGTGAAAAAATCGTCTTGGAAGGCATCCGACAAGTGCGTGATGGCGAAAAGATTGAATACGAGTTTGAGGAGCCCGACACCGTATTCTCGAATCTCAAATACCACGCCGAATGATCGCCACTTCTTAGGCTTCGGCCAAACGATCCGTGACGCTGAAGGACACAGCGATCCTGAGCGGTCGCTGACCGCTTGATTTGTGCAAACAGTCCTGGGCGTAGGGGCATTCTGCGCCGACCCGACTGGTTGCTGCTGTCACCAACACAACCCATTTGCCCTGAACCCACCTCGCCAGCGGAAAGTCAGGACGACTCTCCCCATCAACCAGGATTGACACCCCGCCCATGTTCGAAAGATTCCTCCACCGCCCTGCGTTGGCTATCGTCATCTCGCTGCTGATCCTGTTCATGGGCGGACTGGCGATCAACGTTCTGCCGATTTCGCAATTCCCCTCAGTCGCCCCGCCCAGCGTTCGTGTCTCGGTCTCCTATCCAGGGGCCAGTGCAAAGATCCTGATCGACTCGACGATGGTGATTTTAG from Stieleria varia carries:
- a CDS encoding efflux RND transporter periplasmic adaptor subunit gives rise to the protein MTLRRYFPMRIHLILAAVVAIASLSVTGLDRIKETIGLPTAAEEHVTHGGEVKAEHESPEHDEHDEHAAGEHHAKHKIVVTSPVAKDITLTQQYVCQIHSRRHIELCALEGGYLKEIEVNEGQFVKKGQSLFHILPTLYEARLDADIAEAQLAQVEYDNTENLVRQNIISTQELKLAKAKLAKAVAQVKLAQAEMNFADIKAPFDGIVDRLHEQEGSLIEEGAVLTTMSDNSVMWVYFNVPEARYLEYQTAINAGENQDGLNVQLKLANHKLFDHAGKIGAIEADFDSDTGNIAFRADFPNPEGLLRHGQTGTVLIQRVEKGAIVIPQRATFEILAKKYAYVIDADNVVHQREIVIQNEKDDIFLIAEGLQAGEKIVLEGIRQVRDGEKIEYEFEEPDTVFSNLKYHAE